A genomic stretch from Malus domestica chromosome 15, GDT2T_hap1 includes:
- the LOC103402407 gene encoding thioredoxin X, chloroplastic-like, with translation MEANVVSKLVLPPVRTATSSSYSSPTAPKLFSSFSCGSRSQIRQAGLGNSSSSSSSSRTVPKFSIASSAGIQEINETQFRDSVLNSDRPVLVEFVASWCGPCRLISPAMEWLAQEYKDRLTVVKIDHDANPKLIEEYKVYGLPALILFTNGKEVPESRREGAIAKAKLQEYVDVFLESMPVA, from the exons ATGGAAGCCAACGTCGTCTCCAAGCTCGTACTTCCTCCGGTCCGTACAGCTACTTCAAGCTCTTACTCTTCGCCCACCGCTCCAAAGCTCTTCTCCTCATTCTCCTGCGGTTCTAGAAGCCAAATAAGACAAGCGGGCCTTggcaattcttcttcttcttcttcttcttctcgtaCGGTTCCCAAGTTTTCAATTGCTTCGAGTGCTGGTATTCAGGAAATTAATGAGACCCAGTTCCGGGATTCGGTTCTTAACTCGGACCGTCCGGTTCTTGTCGAGTTCGTTGCCAGTTGGTGCGGCCCTTGCCGCTTAATCTCGCCTGCTATGGAATGGCTCGCTCAG GAATACAAAGACAGGTTAACTGTTGTTAAGATAGATCATGATGCAAACCCAAAACTGATTGAAGAATATAAAGTTTATGGGTTGCCGGCTTTGATTCTCTTCACAAACGGAAAGGAAGTTCCAGAAAGTCGGAGAGAAGGCGCAATTGCCAAAGCGAAGCTTCAAGAGTATGTGGATGTGTTTTTGGAGTCCATGCCAGTTGCATAG
- the LOC103402477 gene encoding sugar transport protein 10-like, protein MAGGAYVGGGGGRSYEGGVTIFVLFTCVAAAMGGLLFGYDLGISGGVTSMESFLSKFFPSVFHKMKNETANQNQYCKFDSQLLTLFTSCLYVAALVASFFASTVTRKFGRKISMFVAGLVFLVGSILNGIANNIIVLIIGRLLLGVGVGFANQSVPIYLAEMAPTKIRGALNMGFQMAITIGILVAGLVNFGTAKIKGGYGWRVSLALAAVPSLMMTLAAIFLPDTPNSILERGNPDKARKMLKKIRGTNNVDEEFQDLLDATDAAQKVENQWTNITEPRYRPQLVICILVPFFQQLTGINVIMFYSPVLFMTLGFGDEASLMSAVITGGVNVVATFVSILAVDRFGRRVLFLQGGVQMLLCQVAVGVMIGMKFGLSGVGSFTKTEANWILFSICAYVAAFAWSWGPLGWLVPSEICPLEIRSAGQAINVSVNMLFTFIIGQVFLSMLCHLKFGLFFFFGGFVIIMTIFIAFFLPETKNVPIEEMNRVWKAHWFWGKYIPDEAVNYGRQDKVVV, encoded by the exons ATGGCTGGAGGAGCATATGTTGGCGGTGGAGGAGGGAGGAGCTATGAAGGAGGTGTCACCATCTTTGTGCTTTTCACTTGTGTGGCGGCTGCCATGGGTGGTCTCCTATTCGGATATGATCTCGGGATCTCAG GGGGTGTGACTTCAATGGAGTCGTTCTTGAGCAAGTTCTTCCCGTCTGTGTTCCACAAAATGAAGAATGAGACTGCTAATCAAAACCAGTACTGCAAATTTGACAGCCAACTCCTCACGTTGTTCACGTCTTGCCTCTACGTTGCAGCCTTGGTGGCTTCCTTCTTCGCTTCAACGGTGACTAGgaaatttggccggaaaatatCCATGTTTGTGGCAGGCCTTGTTTTTCTTGTTGGCTCAATTCTAAATGGTATTGCCAATAACATTATCGTTCTAATCATTGGTCGTCTCTTGCTTGGTGTTGGAGTGGGATTTGCTAATCAG TCCGTTCCCATTTATCTAGCGGAAATGGCTCCAACAAAGATTAGAGGAGCATTGAACATGGGGTTCCAAATGGCCATCACCATTGGTATTCTAGTGGCAGGTCTTGTCAACTTCGGCACAGCCAAGATCAAGGGCGGATATGGCTGGAGAGTCTCTCTTGCTCTTGCAGCCGTTCCTTCCTTGATGATGACTCTCGCTGCAATCTTTCTTCCCGACACTCCAAATTCCATCCTAGAAAGAGGTAACCCCGATAAGGCCAGGAAAATGCTGAAAAAAATCCGTGGCACCAACAACGTTGATGAGGAgttccaagaccttcttgaTGCTACTGACGCTGCCCAAAAAGTGGAAAACCAATGGACCAACATCACAGAGCCGAGATATAGGCCTCAACTTGTCATTTGCATTCTCGTTCCATTCTTCCAGCAGCTCACCGGGATCAATGTGATCATGTTTTACTCACCAGTTCTTTTCATGACTTTGGGGTTTGGAGACGAAGCATCCCTAATGTCCGCAGTCATCACCGGCGGTGTTAACGTGGTTGCTACCTTTGTGTCCATTCTCGCAGTCGATAGGTTCGGAAGAAGGGTGTTGTTCCTTCAAGGTGGTGTGCAGATGCTCCTGTGCCAG GTTGCCGTTGGAGTGATGATAGGCATGAAGTTTGGGCTCAGTGGAGTCGGATCCTTTACAAAAACTGAAGCCAATTGGATCTTGTTCTCGATCTGTGCATATGTAGCAGCATTTGCATGGTCTTGGGGTCCGTTGGGGTGGTTGGTGCCGAGCGAGATTTGCCCTCTGGAAATCCGTTCAGCCGGACAAGCCATCAACGTCTCGGTGAACATGTTGTTCACTTTTATCATTGGTCAAGTCTTCCTCAGCATGCTTTGCCACTTAAAGTTTggtctcttcttcttctttggcgGTTTTGTGATCATTATGACCATCTTCATCGCCTTCTTCTTGCCCGAGACAAAGAATGTTCCGATTGAAGAGATGAATAGAGTTTGGAAAGCTCACTGGTTCTGGGGCAAGTACATCCCTGATGAGGCTGTCAATTATGGTAGGCAAGACAAAGTTGTAGTTTGA